In Malus sylvestris chromosome 15, drMalSylv7.2, whole genome shotgun sequence, a single genomic region encodes these proteins:
- the LOC126602024 gene encoding receptor-like protein EIX2 isoform X1 has protein sequence MARVIRHVSLLTFLLSIASFTLALCNRNLNSPPCKENERRALLMFKKDLNDSSNLLSSWAGEGDCCNWTGVACDNLTGHVRELHLAGNYDEEIGEFHRLGGKVNPSLLNLKHLSYLDLSSNNFEGLQIPSFLCSLKGLRYLDLSSAGFSGTIPHQLGNLSSLRYLDLSDNYGLMVENLEWLSGLSLLKHLDMGSVDLTNASHWLQVNTFPSLLVELHLPGCELHHKPSGIANLTSLKVLDLSDNYFNSTIPTWLYSLGHLESLDLSYNAFHGEISSSLGNLTALVLLNLAGNQLKGEIPNSLGNLCKLTYFVLWSNNFTGRVSEIFESLSQCSSDQIASLFLGFNSFSGHLSGKLGIFKNLSSLDLSYNSISGPIPVFLGNLSRLQYCTIDHNSFEGVVSEAHFSNLTRLDTFTANENSLTLKTNYDWVPPFQLSELSLGSWRLDPSELPTWLQSQNQLSVLNMSTTGISGTIPTWFWNIFLHDWGGTLVDLSHNQLSGEVPNIVSANWLKPKQHSNSKIMINLRSNRFNGSLPFVSSAMSRLDLSNSSFSGTLSHFFCDRSDVPKDLQVLHLDNNFLVGEIPDCLLHWPNLIVVKLDDNYLTGKIPSSIGDLLSLQSLHLRNNNLSGELHVSLQNCKELLLLDLGGNKFVGSIPIWFGQSLVVLSLRSNKFHGSIPDELCSLIKLRILDLAHNNLSGAIPRCFQHLSSMATATSDLDNRSTEFVTNFILFSTGYNDIEESYSENAVSVTKGREVEYNTILGLVVSLDLSSNKLSGEIPEELTSLISLQTLNLSNNLLTGRIPSKIGDMGTLESLDFSVNQLSGEISPSISNLTFLAYLNLSYNNLIGQIPKSTQLQSFDQSSYVGNKLCGLPLEERCITNEAMPHVGDEKHREGYLLEDGGFYLSLGLGFAFGFWIVLGSLMSNVPWSNAFSQFQNSIVKKLYAAIVERY, from the coding sequence ATGGCGAGAGTCATAAGACATGTTTCCCTACTCACCTTTCTTCTATCCATTGCGTCTTTTACACTTGCCTTATGCAATCGAAACCTTAATTCACCACCTTGCAAAGAAAATGAGAGACGAGCACTTCTTATGTTCAAGAAAGATCTCAATGATTCTTCAAATCTGCTTTCCTCTTGGGCTGGTGAAGGCGATTGTTGCAACTGGACCGGTGTTGCCTGCGACAATTTAACCGGTCATGTCCGTGAGCTCCACCTTGCTGGTAATTATGATGAAGAGATTGGTGAGTTCCATAGGCTGGGTGGTAAGGTAAATCCTTCTCTACTCAATTTAAAGCATCTCAGCTACTTGGACTTAAGCAGCAATAATTTTGAAGGACTACAGATTCCCAGCTTTTTGTGTTCTCTTAAAGGTTTAAGATATCTTGATCTCTCGAGTGCAGGGTTCAGCGGAACCATTCCTCATCAATTGGGAAATCTCTCGAGCCTACGGTATCTCGACCTTTCTGACAACTATGGTTTGATGGTCGAGAATCTCGAATGGCTCTCTGGTCTCTCTCTGTTGAAACATCTTGACATGGGCTCTGTAGATCTTACCAACGCATCTCATTGGTTACAAGTAAACACATTCCCTTCTCTGCTGGTCGAGTTGCATTTGCCAGGCTGCGAACTTCATCACAAGCCAAGTGGTATTGCGAACTTGACAAGTCTTAAAGTTCTTGATCTATCCGATAACTATTTCAACTCTACCATACCTACATGGTTGTACAGTTTGGGCCATCTTGAGTCCCTCGATCTTTCTTACAATGCTTTTCATGGTGAAATTTCGAGTTCCCTTGGAAACTTGACAGCCCTTGTTCTGCTTAACTTAGCTGGTAATCAACTTAAAGGGGAAATTCCAAACTCATTGGGAAATCTTTGTAAGTTGACTTATTTTGTTCTATGGTCAAATAATTTCACGGGGAGGGTATCAGAAATCTTTGAAAGTTTGTCTCAGTGTAGTTCTGATCAAATAGCTTCTTTATTTTTGGGATTTAATAGTTTTTCAGGTCATTTATCTGGTAAGCtaggaatttttaaaaatttaagttCTCTTGATCTTTCGTATAATTCTATATCAGGTCCCATTCCAGTGTTCTTAGGAAATCTGTCACGCTTGCAATACTGTACCATTGATCACAATTCATTCGAGGGTGTTGTCTCTGAAGCTCATTTTAGTAATCTTACAAGATTGGATACCTTTACTGCAAATGAGAACTCCTTGACTCTTAAAACCAACTATGACTGGGTTCCTCCTTTTCAACTTTCTGAGTTGAGTTTAGGTTCTTGGCGTCTGGACCCATCAGAATTGCCTACATGGCTTCAAAGTCAAAATCAGTTGTCTGTTCTTAACATGTCCACTACAGGAATTTCAGGTACCATTCCGACTTGGTTCTGGAACATCTTTTTGCACGACTGGGGAGGAACCCTTGTAGATCTCTCTCATAATCAGTTGTCTGGCGAGGTTCCAAACATAGTTTCTGCCAACTGGCTAAAACCAAAACAGCATTCCAATTCAAAAATCATGATTAACTTAAGGTCGAACCGGTTCAACGGTTCATTGCCTTTTGTGTCTTCAGCAATGTCTAGACTagatctttccaattcatcattTTCAGGGACTCTCTCTCACTTCTTTTGTGATAGGAGTGATGTACCTAAAGACCTTCAAGTTCTTCATCTTGATAACAATTTCCTCGTTGGAGAAATTCCTGATTGTCTATTACACTGGCCAAACTTGATAGTTGTGAAATTAGATGACAACTATTTGACGGGAAAAATTCCAAGCTCTATCGGGGACTTACTTTCCCTTCAATCATTGCACTTGCGCAATAATAACCTATCTGGAGAATTACATGTGTCCCTACAAAACTGTAAAGAGCTGTTACTTCTTGACCTTGGTGGAAACAAGTTTGTTGGAAGTATTCCAATATGGTTTGGGCAAAGCTTGGTTGTTCTTAGTCTTCGTTCAAATAAGTTCCATGGCAGCATTCCTGATGAACTTTGTAGTCTCATAAAACTCCGAATCTTGGACCTTGCGCATAACAATCTCTCGGGAGCGATACCAAGATGTTTCCAACATTTGTCATCCATGGCCACAGCCACATCAGATTTGGACAATCGGTCTACAGAATTTGTTACCAATTTTATCCTATTTTCTACTGGGTATAATGATATTGAGGAGTCCTACTCAGAGAATGCAGTTTCTGTGACCAAAGGCAGAGAAGTGGAATACAACACAATTCTTGGTTTGGTGGTTAGCTTGGACCTTTCAAGCAACAAGTTATCTGGAGAAATCCCTGAAGAGCTAACCAGCCTTATTAGCTTACAAACATTGAATTTATCCAATAATCTTCTGACCGGAAGAATCCCTTCCAAAATCGGTGATATGGGAACATTAGAGTCGCTTGATTTTTCCGTGAACCAACTTTCTGGCGAAATTTCTCCAAGCATCTCCAATTTGACATTTCTCGCTTATCTGAACTTGTCCTATAACAATCTGATAGGGCAGATTCCAAAAAGCACTCAACTTCAGAGCTTTGATCAGTCTAGTTATGTTGGCAATAAACTTTGTGGACTTCCATTGGAAGAGCGTTGCATTACAAATGAGGCCATGCCACACGTTGGTGATGAGAAGCACAGAGAAGGTTATTTACTTGAAGACGGTGGGTTCTATCTGAGCTTGGGGCTTGGATTTGCATTCGGGTTTTGGATTGTTCTTGGTTCATTGATGTCTAATGTGCCATGGAGCAATGCATTTTCTCAGTTCCAAAATAGCATTGTGAAGAAGCTCTATGCTGCAATTGTTGAACGTTATTAA
- the LOC126602024 gene encoding receptor-like protein EIX1 isoform X2, with the protein MVENLEWLSGLSLLKHLDMGSVDLTNASHWLQVNTFPSLLVELHLPGCELHHKPSGIANLTSLKVLDLSDNYFNSTIPTWLYSLGHLESLDLSYNAFHGEISSSLGNLTALVLLNLAGNQLKGEIPNSLGNLCKLTYFVLWSNNFTGRVSEIFESLSQCSSDQIASLFLGFNSFSGHLSGKLGIFKNLSSLDLSYNSISGPIPVFLGNLSRLQYCTIDHNSFEGVVSEAHFSNLTRLDTFTANENSLTLKTNYDWVPPFQLSELSLGSWRLDPSELPTWLQSQNQLSVLNMSTTGISGTIPTWFWNIFLHDWGGTLVDLSHNQLSGEVPNIVSANWLKPKQHSNSKIMINLRSNRFNGSLPFVSSAMSRLDLSNSSFSGTLSHFFCDRSDVPKDLQVLHLDNNFLVGEIPDCLLHWPNLIVVKLDDNYLTGKIPSSIGDLLSLQSLHLRNNNLSGELHVSLQNCKELLLLDLGGNKFVGSIPIWFGQSLVVLSLRSNKFHGSIPDELCSLIKLRILDLAHNNLSGAIPRCFQHLSSMATATSDLDNRSTEFVTNFILFSTGYNDIEESYSENAVSVTKGREVEYNTILGLVVSLDLSSNKLSGEIPEELTSLISLQTLNLSNNLLTGRIPSKIGDMGTLESLDFSVNQLSGEISPSISNLTFLAYLNLSYNNLIGQIPKSTQLQSFDQSSYVGNKLCGLPLEERCITNEAMPHVGDEKHREGYLLEDGGFYLSLGLGFAFGFWIVLGSLMSNVPWSNAFSQFQNSIVKKLYAAIVERY; encoded by the coding sequence ATGGTCGAGAATCTCGAATGGCTCTCTGGTCTCTCTCTGTTGAAACATCTTGACATGGGCTCTGTAGATCTTACCAACGCATCTCATTGGTTACAAGTAAACACATTCCCTTCTCTGCTGGTCGAGTTGCATTTGCCAGGCTGCGAACTTCATCACAAGCCAAGTGGTATTGCGAACTTGACAAGTCTTAAAGTTCTTGATCTATCCGATAACTATTTCAACTCTACCATACCTACATGGTTGTACAGTTTGGGCCATCTTGAGTCCCTCGATCTTTCTTACAATGCTTTTCATGGTGAAATTTCGAGTTCCCTTGGAAACTTGACAGCCCTTGTTCTGCTTAACTTAGCTGGTAATCAACTTAAAGGGGAAATTCCAAACTCATTGGGAAATCTTTGTAAGTTGACTTATTTTGTTCTATGGTCAAATAATTTCACGGGGAGGGTATCAGAAATCTTTGAAAGTTTGTCTCAGTGTAGTTCTGATCAAATAGCTTCTTTATTTTTGGGATTTAATAGTTTTTCAGGTCATTTATCTGGTAAGCtaggaatttttaaaaatttaagttCTCTTGATCTTTCGTATAATTCTATATCAGGTCCCATTCCAGTGTTCTTAGGAAATCTGTCACGCTTGCAATACTGTACCATTGATCACAATTCATTCGAGGGTGTTGTCTCTGAAGCTCATTTTAGTAATCTTACAAGATTGGATACCTTTACTGCAAATGAGAACTCCTTGACTCTTAAAACCAACTATGACTGGGTTCCTCCTTTTCAACTTTCTGAGTTGAGTTTAGGTTCTTGGCGTCTGGACCCATCAGAATTGCCTACATGGCTTCAAAGTCAAAATCAGTTGTCTGTTCTTAACATGTCCACTACAGGAATTTCAGGTACCATTCCGACTTGGTTCTGGAACATCTTTTTGCACGACTGGGGAGGAACCCTTGTAGATCTCTCTCATAATCAGTTGTCTGGCGAGGTTCCAAACATAGTTTCTGCCAACTGGCTAAAACCAAAACAGCATTCCAATTCAAAAATCATGATTAACTTAAGGTCGAACCGGTTCAACGGTTCATTGCCTTTTGTGTCTTCAGCAATGTCTAGACTagatctttccaattcatcattTTCAGGGACTCTCTCTCACTTCTTTTGTGATAGGAGTGATGTACCTAAAGACCTTCAAGTTCTTCATCTTGATAACAATTTCCTCGTTGGAGAAATTCCTGATTGTCTATTACACTGGCCAAACTTGATAGTTGTGAAATTAGATGACAACTATTTGACGGGAAAAATTCCAAGCTCTATCGGGGACTTACTTTCCCTTCAATCATTGCACTTGCGCAATAATAACCTATCTGGAGAATTACATGTGTCCCTACAAAACTGTAAAGAGCTGTTACTTCTTGACCTTGGTGGAAACAAGTTTGTTGGAAGTATTCCAATATGGTTTGGGCAAAGCTTGGTTGTTCTTAGTCTTCGTTCAAATAAGTTCCATGGCAGCATTCCTGATGAACTTTGTAGTCTCATAAAACTCCGAATCTTGGACCTTGCGCATAACAATCTCTCGGGAGCGATACCAAGATGTTTCCAACATTTGTCATCCATGGCCACAGCCACATCAGATTTGGACAATCGGTCTACAGAATTTGTTACCAATTTTATCCTATTTTCTACTGGGTATAATGATATTGAGGAGTCCTACTCAGAGAATGCAGTTTCTGTGACCAAAGGCAGAGAAGTGGAATACAACACAATTCTTGGTTTGGTGGTTAGCTTGGACCTTTCAAGCAACAAGTTATCTGGAGAAATCCCTGAAGAGCTAACCAGCCTTATTAGCTTACAAACATTGAATTTATCCAATAATCTTCTGACCGGAAGAATCCCTTCCAAAATCGGTGATATGGGAACATTAGAGTCGCTTGATTTTTCCGTGAACCAACTTTCTGGCGAAATTTCTCCAAGCATCTCCAATTTGACATTTCTCGCTTATCTGAACTTGTCCTATAACAATCTGATAGGGCAGATTCCAAAAAGCACTCAACTTCAGAGCTTTGATCAGTCTAGTTATGTTGGCAATAAACTTTGTGGACTTCCATTGGAAGAGCGTTGCATTACAAATGAGGCCATGCCACACGTTGGTGATGAGAAGCACAGAGAAGGTTATTTACTTGAAGACGGTGGGTTCTATCTGAGCTTGGGGCTTGGATTTGCATTCGGGTTTTGGATTGTTCTTGGTTCATTGATGTCTAATGTGCCATGGAGCAATGCATTTTCTCAGTTCCAAAATAGCATTGTGAAGAAGCTCTATGCTGCAATTGTTGAACGTTATTAA
- the LOC126602025 gene encoding magnesium transporter MRS2-4-like isoform X1, with protein sequence MGKGPFSFKRSSSIRRRPKKFIGPPPSPFSSPPQPIRSPLPTNNANINNTNINNNNTSLNAVVGGVKGKKKAGGARLWMRFDGFGGSELVECDKNAIIRRAAIPARDLRILGPVFSHSSSILAREKAMVVNLEFIKAIVTAEEVLLLDPLRQEVLPFADQLRQQLPQKRQSRIEEATPLDEQVSGMNVSTGRQWLPVPEAVEGVQCDLPFEFQVLEIALEVVCTYLNSSVADLEREAYPVLDELARNVSTKNLELVRSLKSILTRLLARVQKVRDELEHLLDDNEDMAQLYLTRKWMQNQQPEALLGRSASNSISAPYLRRLSSNRSGSLVNSNNMDYDDVEDLEMLLEAYFMQLDGTRNKILSVREYIDDTEDYVNIQLDNHRNELIQLQLTLTIASFAIAVETLISGIFGMNIPCILYTKKGIFEPFVGGITAFSVLLFFLIFGYARWKKLLGT encoded by the exons ATGGGGAAGGGTCCCTTCTCTTTCAAGCGCAGCAGCAGCATCCGGCGCCGCCCCAAGAAGTTCATTGGTCCTCCCCCTTCCCCTTTTTCCTCGCCGCCGCAGCCGATTCGATCTCCTCTGCCCACCAACAATGCCAATATCAACAATACCAATATCAACAACAATAATACTAGTCTGAACGCGGTTGTTGGTGGCGtgaaggggaagaagaaggccggAGGAGCCAGGCTTTGGATGCGGTTTGACGGCTTCGGGGGATCAGAGCTCGTCGAGTGTGACAAGAATGCTATTATTCGACGAGCTGCCATTCCCGCCCGGGACTTGAGGATTCTTGGCCCTGTCTTCTCCCATTCCTCCAGCATCCTTG CTAGGGAGAAGGCCATGGTGGTTAATTTAGAGTTTATAAAGGCTATAGTTACAGCCGAAGAGGTTTTGTTGCTTGATCCTCTTCGGCAGGAGGTTCTTCCATTTGCGGATCAGCTAAGGCAACAACTTCCTCAGAAAAGGCAGTCCAGGATAGAAGAAGCAACTCCACTTGATGAACAAGTTAGTGGAATGAATGTTTCAACCGGAAGGCAATGGTTACCTGTTCCTGAAGCCGTTGAAGGTGTGCAGTGTGATCTCCCTTTTGAGTTTCAGGTTCTGGAGATTGCATTAGAAGTTGTCTGTACATACTTGAATTCTAGCGTGGCAGACCTTGAGAGAGAAGCCTACCCTGTTTTAGATGAACTGGCTAGAAATGTTAGCACCAAAAACCTTGAACTTGTGAGGAGTTTGAAAAGCATTCTTACGCGTTTGCTTGCACGTGTACAGAAG GTGAGGGATGAACTTGAACATTTGTTGGATGACAATGAAGATATGGCACAGTTATATTTAACAAGGAAATGGATGCAAAATCAACAGCCTGAGGCTTTGTTGGGGCGTTCTGCTTCAAATAGCATCTCCGCACCCTATTTACGTCGGCTTAGTTCTAACAGAAGTGGGAGCTTGGTAAACAGTAACAATATGGATTACGATGACGTAGAAGATCTAGAGATGCTGCTTGAGGCATATTTTATGCAACTGGATGGAACCCGTAACAAAATATTATCT GTGCGGGAGTATATTGATGACACGGAGGATTATGTCAACATACAACTTGACAACCATCGAAACGAACTCATTCAGCTCCAGTTGACATTGACCATTGCATCATTTGCGATAGCAGTGGAGACCTTGATATCTGGGATATTTGGTATGAACATCCCCTGTATATTATACACCAAGAAGGGGATATTTGAGCCCTTTGTTGGGGGTATTACGGCATTTTCCGTGTTACTCTTCTTTCTCATATTCGGGTATGCCAGGTGGAAGAAGCTGCTTGGTACATGA
- the LOC126604845 gene encoding uncharacterized protein At4g06598-like, translated as MANSKSSSNIRNFMYSGKHPLLPPKSPFPSVAPSYADYVFSPAIGSKIVQKPREGNAHHQRTSSESLLIEEQPSWLDDLLNEPDTPIRRGGHRRSSSDSFAYVDAINASNLDYSTQDEYKYHNMISAPSWGSQDFDPRKDLRHASLYTELNLVKQKNKAWESSLNSVNNLGGLPSARDNIVLQSSRSLSTPQEADGIASTANEKQDHVDSGLHDPKASSERKDNSNAKPYASETDAKRAKQQFAQRSRVRKLQYIAELERNVQALQAKGTEVSAELEFLNQQNMILSMENKALKQRLESIAQEQLIKYLEQELLEREIGRLRALYQQQQQQHQQQQQRPSSSHSHSNSRDLDSQFANLSLKHKDANAGRDPVTGALRI; from the exons ATGGCAAACTCCAAGAGTTCATCAAATATCAGAAATTTTATGTATTCCGGAAAGCATCCTTTACTTCCTCCTAAAAGTCCATTTCCTAGTGTTGCCCCATCATATGCAGATTATGTCTTTAGTCCTGCAATTGGATCAAAAATTGTTCAGAAGCCTAGAGAGGGAAATGCACATCACCAGAGGACTTCCTCAGAGAGCCTACTTATAGAGGAACAGCCTTCTTGGCTTGATGATCTCCTTAATGAGCCAGACACACCTATACGCAGAGGAGGTCATCGTCGTTCATCAAGTGACTCTTTTGCATATGTGGATGCAATTAATGCTTCCAACCTTGATTATTCCACTCAAGACGAGTACAAATATCATAATATGATTTCTGCACCCTCTTGGGGATCTCAAGACTTTGATCCTCGAAAAGATTTACGACATGCTTCATTATACACAGAACTGAACTTGGTGAAGCAGAAGAATAAAGCGTGGGAGTCTTCTTTGAATAGTGTAAATAACCTGGGTGGCCTTCCTTCTGCCAGGGATAACATTGTTCTTCAGAGTTCAAGATCATTATCTACACCACAAGAAGCTGATGGGATTGCCTCTACAGCAAATGAAAAGCAGGATCATGTTGATTCTGGTCTTCATGATCCAAAGGCTTCTTCTGAGAGAAAGGACAATTCCAATGCTAAGCCTTATGCATCTGAGACAGATGCAAAACGTGCTAAACA GCAATTTGCTCAACGTTCACGGGTTCGGAAACTTCAATACATAGCAGAGCTGGAGAGGAATGTGCAAGCTTTACAGGCAA AAGGGACTGAAGTTTCGGCTGAGCTTGAGTTTCTCAACCAGCAGAATATGATTCTGAGCATGGAGAACAAAGCCCTCAAGCAGCGCTTAGAAAGTATAGCACAGGAGCAGCTTATCAAATACT TGGAACAAGAATTATTGGAGAGGGAGATTGGGAGGCTACGAGCCTTGTATcagcaacaacaacagcagCATCAACAGCAACAGCAGCGACCTTCTTCTAGCCATAGCCACTCTAACAGcagagaccttgattcccaatTTGCAAACCTGTCTTTGAAACACAAGGATGCAAATGCAGGTCGTGACCCTGTAACAGGCGCACTTCGCATTTAG
- the LOC126603098 gene encoding agamous-like MADS-box protein AGL103 codes for MVAPTRRSLELIPNESARKMAFRKRKKNVYKKADELSKLCDIDVALIVYEADQNKGIRPIQPETWPQDPVEFNRILDRYKTSRETAAPGFSKRNFDLSDFYEARKKKDEKDYSNGDDNNDDGDDSDDDEDAHVDPELHKPGNKQISEDKYPPWDPRIDLFSQDELTKLIASLEAKIQASTLRIDSMDRYKLYAEKQNRNLSRPESSSGKTLQHLKPANFDVQKPPSQNPMNTTTTASTTSTSATQSKPPTSVKCPMLPSAWISFSESQKTSLRTSSSGG; via the coding sequence ATGGTGGCTCCTACAAGAAGAAGCTTGGAACTCATACCCAACGAGAGTGCTCGAAAGATGGCCTTTCGGAAGCGAAAGAAAAATGTATACAAGAAGGCCGACGAGCTTTCCAAACTTTGTGACATTGATGTAGCCTTGATTGTCTACGAAGCTGATCAAAACAAGGGCATCAGGCCAATTCAACCGGAGACGTGGCCACAAGATCCAGTTGAATTCAATCGCATTCTCGACAGGTACAAGACTTCCAGGGAGACTGCTGCCCCTGGTTTTTCCAAGAGAAACTTCGATTTGTCTGATTTTTATGAGGccaggaagaagaaagatgagaaAGATTACAGTAATGGTGACGACAATaatgatgatggtgatgataGTGATGACGATGAGGATGCTCATGTTGATCCCGAACTTCATAAACCGGGCAATAAACAGATTTCTGAGGACAAGTACCCACCATGGGATCCTCGAATAGACCTGTTTTCACAAGATGAATTGACTAAACTCATCGCTTCACTCGAAGCCAAGATACAAGCCTCGACACTGAGGATTGACTCCATGGACAGATACAAGCTATATGCTGAAAAACAGAATCGAAATTTATCCCGGCCTGAGTCAAGCTCAGGAAAAACACTGCAACATCTGAAGCCTGCGAATTTTGATGTTCAGAAGCCCCCCTCTCAAAACCCAATGAATACTACGACCACTGCTTCTACTACTAGTACTTCAGCCACTCAATCAAAGCCTCCGACGTCTGTGAAATGTCCAATGCTTCCAAGTGCATGGATTTCATTCTCAGAATCACAGAAGACTTCATTAAGGACGTCATCATCTGGTGGATGA